A region of the Terriglobales bacterium genome:
CCGCCGCCATTTCCTATCGTTCCGGTGCTGATGGCGCCGGGCATCCTGGAATATCCGACACGCAATTTCCTGTTCGCTCTGACCGTTGGCCGCGGCATCCGTTATGCCGGCGTCGCGTACCTTGCGCACCTGTACGGAAACTCAATTATTGGTTTCATAACACGCTATCGGACGCCGGTTCTGTACGTTCTGTTAGTATTGGCGGCCTTGGGCGGCATGGGTGCCCTTGTCTATTTCAAGTATTACCGGCCCAAGCGCCGGGCCGAAGAAAAGCGCCGCGGCGAACCGGTCGAGGAGCTGCCCATTCCCGGCAAGGGCAACCAGAAGCTGAAGGAGCAGCAACAAGGAAGAGCCGGCGACGCGGATAGCGTCGACGAAGACGCAAAGGAGAAAACTGCATGAAGAAATTATGGATGTTACTGATCACCGTGAGCTTGGCGACAGCAATGCTCGCCGCTCAAACCAAGACAGATAAGTCGACAGCCAAGTCGGGCAAGGACACTTCGGCGCAGACCTCCAAGCCCTCCGCCGACACCGCCGCGGCGAAGTCCGGCGCCAAGATCGACATCAACTCTGCCAGCAAAGACGAGCTGGAGAAGCTGCCCGGCATCGGTCCCGCAACCTCGCAGAAGATCATTGATGGACGTCCTTATCGCGGCAAGAACGACCTGGTTACGAAGAAAATCGTGAGCAAGAGCGAGTACGAGAAGATCAAGGACCAGATCATTGCGCACCAGGCACCGCCGGCTGCTGCGGGCAAGCCGAGCAAAGACACAACCAAGAAATAGCTCTCGCGGTCTGTCGGTTTTTCCGCTTCTCAGCTCCGTTAGTCGTAAGTCGCTCGGTCGCCCGAGACGCCGGTGACTTCAAAACACCCTGGCTGATAAACTGAGAGACTGGCAGACTGTTTCTCTATGTCCCTGACGAAAGCCCAAGCGCTCGACTGGTTCCGCTCCGACGACTTGATCGGTCTGGGCATCGAAGCGGACGCGCAGCGGCGCAAGATCCATCCCGACGGCGTGGTCAGCTACATCATCGACCGCAATATTAACTACACCAACTTCTGCACCGAATACTGCACCTTCTGCGCGTTTTATCGTCCGCTGAAGGGCAAGTTGGCGGCGGAAGGCTACATCCTGGATTACGACACCATTTACCAGAAGATCGCGGAGACCGTGGAATTGGGCGGCACTGGTGTGCTCATGCAGGGTGGGCTTCATCCCGACCTGAAGATCGACTGGCACGAAACAATGCTGCGCGGGATCAAGCAGCGCTTCCCACGCGTTCACCTGCACTGCTACTCGGCGTCGGAAATCATTGCCATCGCCGAATACAGCGGCTTGAGCATTCGCGACACCATCGCTCGCCTTCGCGATGCCGGACTGGACTCGATTCCCGGCGGCGGCGCCGAAATCCTGGATGACGAAGTGCGCTACCGCATCGCGCGCCTGAAGTGCCTGACGGAAGATTGGCTCAACGTGCACCGCACAGCACACCAGCTCGGCATGCGCACCACCGCCACCATGATGTTCGGCGTGGGCGAGACGCATGAGCACCGCATCAACCACCTGCAGCGGCTCTATGACCTGCAGGAGGAGACAGGCGGGTTCACGGCGTTCATCCCATGGAGCTTCCAGCCGCACAACACCGCGCTCGGCGGCCGCGGCTGGGATGAAGCCACAGCGGTGGAATACCTGAAGGTGCTGGCGATCTCGCGGCTGTTCCTCTCTAACTTCCTCAACGTGCAATCGAGCTGGGTGACGCAGGGCCTGAAGGTCTGCCAGCTCGGGCTGCGCTTTGGCGGAAACGATGTCGGGTCGGTCATGATCGAAGAGAACGTGGTGCGCTCCGCAGGAGTGACCAATTGCACCACGGAAGAGGAACTGCGCCGCATGATCCGCGACGCCGGCTTCCGCCCGGTGCAGCGAGACACGCTGTATCGTACCTACTTCCTGAACTGAACCGCTGTCGGCATTCGGCTGTCGGTGATCGGCGCGTGCGCGTTGGCTTACCGAGCGGCGTTCAGTGTTCTTTTCTCGGCCTACTCCCGAACACGGTGGCCGACAGCCGAGAGCCGATTGCGTTACAATCAAGTGTTTATACCTGCTCGGGCGGCTGCCCGTGATCGTCTGCTGTACCGGAGCACTGCGCTGAACACTTTTGTCCCCATGTTTGCCCTTTTCGCGGCGCGGCCGAGCGTCG
Encoded here:
- a CDS encoding VTT domain-containing protein translates to MDWLHRLGPVGLFLVGIIDNSLIPIPGGMDIFTILLVSGHRSAWLYYAGIATASSVCGGWLTFRLAQKGGEETLEKKIGKKRAEKIYAKFDKHAFSTIVIGAMLPPPFPIVPVLMAPGILEYPTRNFLFALTVGRGIRYAGVAYLAHLYGNSIIGFITRYRTPVLYVLLVLAALGGMGALVYFKYYRPKRRAEEKRRGEPVEELPIPGKGNQKLKEQQQGRAGDADSVDEDAKEKTA
- a CDS encoding helix-hairpin-helix domain-containing protein is translated as MKKLWMLLITVSLATAMLAAQTKTDKSTAKSGKDTSAQTSKPSADTAAAKSGAKIDINSASKDELEKLPGIGPATSQKIIDGRPYRGKNDLVTKKIVSKSEYEKIKDQIIAHQAPPAAAGKPSKDTTKK
- the mqnC gene encoding cyclic dehypoxanthinyl futalosine synthase, with amino-acid sequence MSLTKAQALDWFRSDDLIGLGIEADAQRRKIHPDGVVSYIIDRNINYTNFCTEYCTFCAFYRPLKGKLAAEGYILDYDTIYQKIAETVELGGTGVLMQGGLHPDLKIDWHETMLRGIKQRFPRVHLHCYSASEIIAIAEYSGLSIRDTIARLRDAGLDSIPGGGAEILDDEVRYRIARLKCLTEDWLNVHRTAHQLGMRTTATMMFGVGETHEHRINHLQRLYDLQEETGGFTAFIPWSFQPHNTALGGRGWDEATAVEYLKVLAISRLFLSNFLNVQSSWVTQGLKVCQLGLRFGGNDVGSVMIEENVVRSAGVTNCTTEEELRRMIRDAGFRPVQRDTLYRTYFLN